The Actinomycetota bacterium DNA window GCCGGGACTGGTGCACCAGGGCCGCCGTCCTCGTCGAACAGGGTGGCGGCCGGCTGCGGCGGGGTCAGCCAGTCGTGGTTGCCGTCGAGCAGGACGTGATCGGGACGCACCGGCAGGCTCGCCAGCGCCCGGTGCCCGGCGAGCCGCAACGCCGCGATGATCCCCCACCGATCGATCTCGGCCGGGCTCGCGTGGCCCACCGCGCTGGCCCGGGCCCACCGGCGTACCCGCGGGGCGAGGCGGGCTCGCTCCGCGGCGTTCAGCAACTTGGAGTCCCGCAGCCCAGCGGGTGCGGTGCGCTGGGTGACATCCACCACCACGACGCCCACGGTGACCGGCCCGGCCAGAGCGCCGCGACCGACTTCGTCCATCCCGGCCAGCAGCTGCACCCCCGAGCGCAACAGCCCGAGTTCCACCCGCAGGCTGGGACGAACCACCATGGCGGCAGCCTAAGGCGACGGGATGTCGTCGAACGTCGGCGGCACGTCGACGGCGGCCCAGCGGTCCGCCGGCCAGATGACCGCGACGACCTGCCCGACCACGTCGTCCAGCGGCACACCACCGTTGTTCTCGCGCAGGTGATAGCGCGAGTCGCGCGAGTCGCCGCGGTTGTCGCCCATGACGAACACCGTGCCGGCCGGGACGGTGACGTCGAAGAGGACCTGGTCGGTCGTCGTACCGGGCGGCAGGTAGGACTCGTCGAGTGCCTTGCCGTTCAGCAGGATCCGGCCGTCGGCGTCACAGCACGCGACCCGGTCCCCGGCCACCCCGATGACCCGCTTCACCAGGTCCTGGTCGGACGGTGAGGCGGCCAGCCCCAGCCACGACAGCACCGACGCCGCCACACCGGGTGACGCCGTGGACGGGGGCAGCCAGCCGCCCGGGTCGGAGAAGACCACGATGTCGCCCCGGTTCACCCCGCCGAGCCGGGTGCTGAGCTTCGAGGCGAGGATCCGGTCGCTGGGCAGCAGGGTGTCTTCCATCGACGGGCTCGGCACGTAGAACGCCTGCACCAGCAGCGCCCGGACCAGCACCGACACGACCATCGCTCCCGCGACGACGA harbors:
- the lepB gene encoding signal peptidase I produces the protein PAALEQTPVTELRRRGSRVRTGPDRHTGRRLLSEIVVVVAGAMVVSVLVRALLVQAFYVPSPSMEDTLLPSDRILASKLSTRLGGVNRGDIVVFSDPGGWLPPSTASPGVAASVLSWLGLAASPSDQDLVKRVIGVAGDRVACCDADGRILLNGKALDESYLPPGTTTDQVLFDVTVPAGTVFVMGDNRGDSRDSRYHLRENNGGVPLDDVVGQVVAVIWPADRWAAVDVPPTFDDIPSP